A stretch of Vigna angularis cultivar LongXiaoDou No.4 chromosome 4, ASM1680809v1, whole genome shotgun sequence DNA encodes these proteins:
- the LOC108331198 gene encoding transcription factor bHLH146, which produces MEGQPAKRRRVYSLEPNKVEQAAFARNYMNYLVPALIKIKERNTSSEHCDIQNVVKYEVDMAMVHSAQGFAWSDALSVKLQRNRANADSDRTSFGDKDKAGEGSSRICGQNGEMVPLNNRFTSNPSLKLRNKHRSMPEMKRGLREEDEDQLKSLRMLIPGGEEMCSEQMVTELQSYVSCLQMQVNILQCLAETH; this is translated from the coding sequence ATGGAGGGTCAACCTGCTAAACGCAGACGTGTATACTCACTTGAACCCAACAAAGTGGAACAAGCAGCGTTTGCTAGAAACTATATGAACTATTTGGTGCCGGCATTGATCAAGATCAAGGAAAGAAATACCTCTTCAGAACACTGTGATATTCAGAATGTTGTCAAGTATGAAGTGGACATGGCAATGGTGCATTCAGCCCAGGGTTTTGCATGGAGCGATGCTCTAAGTGTGAAGCTTCAGAGGAATAGAGCCAATGCAGATAGTGACAGAACCAGCTTCGGTGACAAGGACAAGGCTGGTGAAGGCTCATCAAGGATTTGTGGCCAAAATGGTGAAATGGTGCCATTGAACAACCGTTTCACTTCAAACCCTAGTTTGAAGCTTAGAAATAAACACAGGAGCATGCCTGAAATGAAAAGGGGTTTGAGAGAAGAAGATGAGGATCAGTTGAAGAGCCTCAGAATGTTGATACCTGGGGGAGAAGAGATGTGTAGTGAACAAATGGTGACTGAGCTACAAAGCTATGTAAGCTGTTTGCAAATGCAGGTGAACATTCTTCAGTGCCTCGCAGAGACACATTGA